Part of the Mytilus trossulus isolate FHL-02 chromosome 2, PNRI_Mtr1.1.1.hap1, whole genome shotgun sequence genome is shown below.
GATGGTAAGAATTGGGCTATGTTGATCTCCAAATAATCACatctttaattatttgaatagaataataaaggtaaaaaggggggaaaagacAACAACTCGAGCAAAGAGACAATATAGACCAAGTCCACTAATAGGTCTTCGGCTCAGCGAGAAAATCCTCTACCGAGAAGATATGGcccataaacaatattttataaagcGAAATGAACGGCACAAATCCGAAACATTCAAATGAactaaacaaaatttcaaaaaacaccACACAATACTATCAAAGAATCGAAGATCCTGATTTGAGACAGGCGCTACAAAGAGTCGGGGTTAAACCTGTTTTATGTGATCTATATATCGCTAGCAGATGTTGAATACACAAACACCTAGCAAAATGCACAGGTTTGGGTAGCCTGTGAGGTGAATGGCGATAATTTTGGTGCTTTGTGTAGAATATTACAATATAAGATGGGATGTGAAGAATCTGGACGTATATTATGTTTGCACGttaatttatattaagacaTTCTGTCATTGCCACACTGTTTTCTGTGTCCTTTCGGTTTTATTGTCGAATTGGATTTCTCATAATTTTAGTTCCAAGCGTACATAGTGACTTTCGTGATGGTCATCAGTTTAATAATGATAGTCAGACGCAATAAAGATTACAgaattttcatatacaaataaaatgatacAGTGATTAATAAAATAGTTGCGTGTTTAAAGATTATAAATAAGTTTGAATCATTGAATCATCGGCGGTGCGGAGAATGACAACAAATACATAATTTAGATAATGAAAAATGAGAATGACATTAAAAGTCATCATGAATAACGAATGTTATTAgataaatgcatgtttttacCTATATTGTTATGAAGCTATTTTGATGTTTATAAACAGACAATAATTAGATCAATTTGTAACAAGACGGTTTTGTCCAATAACATGGTTTATATAGCTttttcttatatcaaaatatttgtaacatACCAAAACTGCTTATTAAAGAATCTGTCATTTTGACTGCAAGACAACAATTGCTaggcattttaaaagttattttattttctccaTAAAATGCAACATGTGTACATTCATGTGTATATAACATTAACATGTTGTTATACGAATTAAATgctctttttttacttttacaaggcCGTATCAAATAAATGGGAAGCGTTTTGTACAAATTTAATGTGTTTCAGTCGACTTTTTTTGACACCACTTAAggttacaaaaataattattcaaaatcaagAAAAGGGAGAGAATAACGCTGTATGAATGGGCGTTCGATAGCTTTGCTGTAGACGGATAGATATGCAGCTATTCCTTTCGAacgttttgaaaattttatttggaAGGCCTATAGTATTAAAAATCCCTGGAACAATTCTTTATTACAATGAActgtatttttattatctacAGGAGGGAGATGTAACCCGATTTGTTGATGTCGTGGTCAGTTATAACCCAATGTTTATATCCAGTACCGATAGTATCATCATATATAGTTGTATTCATAAAGGCTCCAATTTTACTATGTTTGCAGAACTTGATGATGTTGGTTTAAATGAAAGGTTAGTTTGAGAGATATGCGCGAtttcttcttttaatatttcattgtcGTTgccatatatttgtatttaaaccAGTGAAGTATGCATAAAAAAAGACTTATTTTTTGCTGTTTTCGAGCATTTTCAACTGTATAAAGATGGCGCCCCAAAACagtttaacatttaaaacaactttGTGTGGTTATTTATATAACTAAGGTGCACCCAGGTGCCAAATATGAACTCATATGACAAAAGTGACATCAGGCGGTTTTGCATGGTTTTCTGGCAGATCATTGAGAAATGGTGATTCAGTAAAGAAATAGGATCACCACTTGGTCACTATCATCATCagcacaaataaaaaaaatcattctaaatgaaatattctgTTTTCTTTCTCGAAATTATAAAGCCCTTTTTAAATTTGGTTCACACATGTcacattttattaaattcataagatttaaataaaaaatattcatcttCAGTTATAGTTGCGTCTACATTTCTGTGAATTTGTTATCACTATATCAGGTTGTCCAAGGTGATTAAAAACTGTTCTGGGTTACCGTTAGTTGTCTCATTCTTCAGGTTCGTATCATGTGTATTTGGCTTGGTGTCAGTTATTCATAAAACTTTCCCTGTGTTTTGTCATCTTTTGTTTGCACGAGTGTTTGTCACTGGTAAAGGTTAAGTTAAGGTGAACTGGTGAACACCAAGCGTAGTGTAAATAACATTGCAACATTCAATCTAATGCTTATATATTTCGTACAATCGTTACTAGGTTATAtaagtttgaaagccaaaagGTATCTACGATATTTACAACCAACCATGTaggtaaaacaaaacaatgcaaaataagaagatgtggtatgattgacaataagAAAACTATTCACCACATTTTAAAGTTCACGTAAGCTATTATAGAAAACCGTTCGGCATTCAACAACAGGAAAACCCACACCGCATAATCTAATAAAGAAGGCCCgacatgaaaatttaataattagGAAAACTAATGgtttaattcataataaaaaaaaatccgaaaacaaatatgaaaagcATGAAACAACGACAACCAATAAAGCACAGGTCCCTGACTCGAAACAGGCTCATACAGGATGTGATGGGTTAAACATGCTTGAAGGTTTCAACCCCCTTCTTACCTGTGATATTGGTTTAACGTAAAATtagaacaaattattaaaaaaaatgaatataaaaaacagCTATTTCAGTCACCCAAAGTAATATCCTTTACATACAAATGCACACAACACCaatattgtttttacttttttttctagaacAAACTTAAAGAAAAACATCCTTTCTGGTACCTATTTGCCTGTCAAATTTGCAGTTCAGAATAAAGATGGCCAACCTTTAGATAAGCCTCTATTTGTAGGCGACATCTTTAAGTTATTATTCTTCCTCGCAGATACTGATGGTATGTAGTTTCTATAAGGTATAAAAAGTTTAAGAGTAAAAAACACATCAGGATTTAAATGAGCAAAATAAACTAATGAAAATTGTAATAACAAGCTTTTATATTGATCAAATTTTAACCACTGCATATGCTTATAAACTTTAAGATGAACTTCGCTTTTGATTGCagtatttttatcttttatttttattattcattccATGTAAAAACAGTACAGAATTATTGAAAATGCATGTCAGAATTTACCGTTTGCCTTCGAGCGGagttttaaaatattccatattattgttatcaaaggtaccttgcttataatttagtacacaagacgcgcatttcgttacataagactcatcattgattttttgctttttgcagtGTATGAAAGTCTCAGAATTGACAACTGCATAGCCAATAACACGTTATCAGGAAAGCCATTACAATTTGAATTTGTTAAGGATGGGTATGTACATATATTATAAGagtaaaataaatagtaaatcATTCATCAAttaattacataaaatattcataacaaATTGTAGTTTCAATAGATAAATGTTTCGAAAGATTCATATCTCATATTAAATTTAGTGGATATTTACAGAATCATATTTTTGTGTAAGAATTCCTACTCACCACGTCACGAATGCGTGATTATTTTGGTTTCGAGGAAACTCAATCATTTTCTAGTTAATTCCTTATTCCCAACTGATTCAGCGTTTAACTTCTCTTACCCAAATATGGAAGTGAAATATAAGATGAAAAAGGATCTTTTAGACGTACGTTTTACGTTTGTGAGTTTATTTTGCTCTTTACCGTTTCagaatttatcattaaaattacatgtatatagggaATATCTTTAAACAGATCATCAATGGTGACAGGAAAATGATATGTATggtaaaattttgtaattttccgACCGGCAGTGAAACCCATGCCAAAAAAGAGCGTCAGTTTTGGTATGCGGAATGTTTGAATCTGATACCTCTTGCATCTTTAAAATGTAggcattttttctgttttcatcatcaaactaaatattttaaagtgtccAATAAGTGTCCAATAAatgaatgttttgatttttattgacGAGATTTAAGAACAAACAAATCCTTTGCTTTAACATTTCCGTTTACACACATCTCATTATGTATGTCCCTGTCCCGTAGGCtacacaaggaagctattaaaccaagagtttcaaatggtgaagttgaaatcatcccttcgtaaatttgaCGGACGCCATCATaagttggttgatcgttattgaataaccgtttcacaaatgatatcggatatgttccttacgtcttaactacaatccccttccctttcatgaatgtgacctaccgaattagaccatttaccggatttgatatcacatgagcaacacgacgggtgccacatgtggagcaggatcttcttacccttccggagcacctgagatcacccctagttttagtggggttcgtgttgtttattatttggttttctatgttgtgtcatgtgtactattgtttgtctgtttgtctttttcatttttagccatggagttgtcaatttgttttggatttatgagtttgactgtccctttagtatctttcgtccctcttttctctTCTACATCACCATGTACGTCATTATTTTATGTCGATAACTGTTCCATTAGAAATCATACACTATCttcttatctttatatatatataaaaatataatgtagaTGTCCCACTGAAGATGGAAAGAATATCATGGTGAATACAGACGGTCCACTTGCAGCCACGTACAGAAAACCTGGTTCAACAGAAGAACTACCAGCCTCAGAACTCTTCATGTACGCGTTCAAATTCAAAGGAACAACAAATGTTGGCTTTAACTGTGctgtaaaaatatgtaaaaaaggaGAAGGAAGCTTTTGTAAGCCTGTGagtgttaatttttattgaatcATTTTGcttaatattatttcaatagATTGCAAGTGTTTCAGAACACACATGAAATGAAGAAtaacaacacatatataaaggatatataaaacaaaaactatgataaacaaaaagaTGTAATGTTATTCCCCTCAATGAAATATGTAATAGTCTTTGAAATATCAGTATAGATTTATTTCTCTGATTCTCTAGCGATTTCACCGTTTCTGGACCCATTGTATAAcattgtataacaaaaaaaataatcagcgTGTGGTTGTCGATGATATCAGAAGTTGATGAATTGAAATGTGCTAATTGTGTTAGTGGAAGGCACTCGAATGGTCTTTCGgttacaaatccttgattagATAAATCTGATAATCCACTGGtaccaatgtaagaatctatatttattaataacctaaaaatataaatacatattacaaCTGTGTCTTTTGATCAATTTCAGTTTGTCAAGTTATATAAACTTTAAGATATTTCGTTTTGTTTGGCAATGAGgagaaaagtttataaaacaacaCAATACTTTAAAATCGTGATGAGATTTATATTTTCTTCTGCAGCGTGATTGTTCTCTGCCCCTTGGAGCACCAACAACAGTTGGTACCTCGACTCCCGTAGTTGTCGACGTAACTTCTGCTCCAGCGTTAGTCCCTGAGCTGCAAGGTAATACAGAAACTGGAAACGAGACTTCAAGCAATAGTACACAACCATCCATCAGAAGGAAAAGAGATTCAAATGGAGATAGGCAATTTGTATCCGCAATACTGACCATTAAAGAGCCCTCATTAGATGAAGTACTCATTTTCCCTAATATTGgacaagaaaatatcaaaaaaggTAAAGTGCACTTaacataactaaatttaaaagtgttgttacaaaacaaataatttgcaTTGAAATAGTCAATTCGTCTATTcaaggatctgcttacctttccgaagcacctgagatcacccccagggTTTttttggggttcgtgttgtttagtctttagttttctatgttgtgtcttctgtactattatttgtcttgttttgtttttttttagccatggcgttgtcagtgtattttagatctatgagtttgattgttccTGGTGGGGCTTgttttgcttattctttagttttctttgttatgtattgtgtactattatttgtttgtttgtctttttgtgttttagcATTGgcattatcagtttattttctatctacaAGTTTAAATGTCACTCTGGCATCTTCCGCCCCTTTTTTGAAATCTTCATGTTTGCTATCATAGATTCTAGTTTGTAGTCGTCGATCTTAGTCAATATCGTAGTTAAGATCAAGATATCTTTATGAAACAGATCTTCCAGTTTCGGTACTATCCTTTATCTTAAGTTCAGTTGAATATATGAAATGCAATCTTTCACTAAAATGGGGTTATGTAGTGACAGGACATGATTGATATATCTAAAAGTGAAATTGAAGAACTACGTTTTAACCCGCTGCAATTGTGTTCACCTGTCCTTTATAGCTTGGTTTGGTGTTAGCAAAAGCCCCTTTTTGAAGACCGTTCTTTGACCTtgaatagtttacttttataaattgtgactttgatggagagtagtctcattggcactcaaatcttctgatatctataagactttttttctttttgtcgtTTAGGTGGGTTTTTATGAATTCTTCATACTAAAATAACAATAAGTCTGCCAGTTAGGATGCACATTTAGTACCCGTTGGAATATTAGGTAAAATAACAATGCATcaaactaaacaaatataaagtctATCAAAATGTCTAacattttgcatatattttcaACAGtatatttgttctttaaattagtgtggttcattaaaaaaactgatCACACATGACATAAAACAGAATATGTGTGtgtattttttaacaatgttgCGCCTATATTATTAAGACCATTTTTAATAGCGTATCTTCTCTGATCATTTGTGTGTTTGTTAGGTTGCATTCAATTAcccattgtttttttaaaaacctaTCATATAGTTTCCTTGTTTTAATGCTTAATactgttgttattatattttaggGAACCTGAAAACAATGACAGCAGATAAAGAAATCACTAACTGTGTCATGTCACAAAACATTATTATTGTTATAGTTGTCCTAGCAACATGGGTGTTTGTACTCGTAGTAATTTCGTCCGTGTTAGCAGTATCAAAATGCAGGAGTCATAGAAGAATTCAGATTCTCAAAAGTAAACAAAGTTCATTTGATTTTAACTATACCATTCCCAGACCAAAATTGAATATCTAATGATTTACTTCTACCAATTATTCATAGGTTCGTTTTGAATTGATGAGTTCTAATATAATCAGTGTATAATATGTATAGAATTTATAAACTGTAAACGACTGTTGATACTTGAGTGTTTATTTGAAAACACTATGTTGTTTTCTTGACCATGAATGTAGAACTTTCTAGTTTTTGTCAACAACTTAAGTTGATAATATGAAGTCCCTGAATTTACAAAACTAAGTACTCGCCATGCTTTGTTTATCTGTCAAATGTTTGACTTGTTAAGCGAATCTCAGACCTCACATCGATGTTTTCCTTATTTATACCATTTGTCGTAAAAATCAACTCACAAAATTAAACCTGCAGTCAATCCgacataattatataatatagttcTATAGTTATAttcctttaaatttaaaatgacgGTTTCTCTttgattattataaaatgtGTCATCTTATCATCTTATACTTACAGATAACTATAAAGTGTGATAACATATCATCtatgaatttttgtttttaccgCACATTTGATCTTATTAATGTTTTAGGGTTGAAcatctttaaataataaacatttcttCCTTAACAGagataaaactttttgttatatggaATTGTGTCATGAATAGCTACaagttgaaatatttatagTATATGTTTAAAGAGAAACTTTTTTAGTTTTTCTCTGAATCGGATTTCAAAAgaggttttaaatatatttttaaatggatgACTAATAAATTCAtgtttcttgtttgttttttaagtagAAAAGACAGATAGCAAACCACAATTGAAACTTTTTAGTCGAAAACAACAGTACAACGCTATTTCGTTTAAGAAATTTAACATGATACATTTCCTGTGATTagtctttttttattgataagagaattgttgtttgcttaacatctagtgtcaaatatttttggCAAATTCAAGATCCCAAAACATTAGCAATAAATCTAATTGACAAGCTTTATATAACTACTCTAATGGGGTTAACAGCTGACAATGTTGACTGCAACTTGAATTAAATCCTATGTTGGAGAGGGGCATACATTTTGACATTCAGCAGGAACCCCTCAAAGGATAGTTGCAAGGGTTCTTTGAGTTACATAGAGCGCATTACTTTTGCAATACTTAGATCTTAAATGAACTGTACGTGGCTGTACTCCCAATACAACCACACTAATGTCCCTTATAATAATGCAACCTACTGATGCCATTGTCATACTGTGTGTAAATGTTTTAGAATTTAACAATAATAAGCATGGGAAGCGGTAATCTGGTGTTATTTTCTaggcttttttcaaaactatctTTTTTGGTCTAAAATTACTAAGCAAACGCATcaataatgatattttaataaattgcagtGTAATGTGTAATACAAAGGTTGACCTTTTATGCACTAGATTACAGTCacagattttgtaaaattcattatgatagaaatattgaattgtaaagaCTCAAGTGTGTCAATTCATGTATTggatttataataataaaaatgctatcaaactttcaaatgtgatatatttctttaatgTATAAGTACTGCACTtaccaaaacaaacaataattgaTTGTCTAGAGTGTGCTTTGTAAGCGGAAAACTTTGATGAATCAATATTTAACTCATATTACAACAACGTCAATGAAAAATGAGtgtttgataaaaagaaagagtataaaaaaagaaatcaaatgtcAGTAAAAATCTGCTAGTTATTTCATCTATACAAAAAAGTGGGACATGAGTTGTTCCATATacaatgaaaagtaaaaaaggcCACTTTGCAAAATGAACATAAGAAACCTTCAATAGATACAATCGAATTATAATATTACAGTAAcatgaaagttataaaaaaaagtagttgCAATTAACCCCAAGTTCTTAAGTAGGTCACACATAACTGTAAATGATCACTATTTTTCTGTATAAATTTCGGTCActtaatttgttaaatattagCTCAGTTGGAATTTGATGTCCGTCTttcgttttctttttcaaaaatcttctcgaAAACTAGtcaacttattaaaaaaaaagcttcaaAACATTAATGATTGAGATTGAGGtatctatataaatatctaTAAGTCTGTAAACAACTCCAAACAGTGTTAGAGTTAGATTTTCTACTGACAATTTTTTGTTCGTCCCTcagcgggattcgaactcacacCTTTGATACACTACAGCACCAATCGCTTAGCCTCATGTCCAGCGCTCTAGACCACTCcgctatataaaaatataacttcaatAGTCGTAGTGTTACCTTGTCACGGAAGGCTAATCTAGAGATAGAGATGGAACACATGTTTATTAAGCGTGTGTAgatgttatattattattttcatacacaaagtattttttatttgtcagtTATCTAactcaacaatttttttatatatcatatggGATCATGATACATTTCATTATACAGTCACTAGAAATAAGTATATCATACAAACAAGTCTAAACAAGTGACAAACCATACAATATATATGCCCACTGGATCTCAGAGTGATAGAGATACATggttaatacaaatatttatataagtcTGACAACTACTCCAAACAGTGTTAGAGTTAGATTTTCTACTGACAATTTTTTGTTCGTCCCTcagcgggattcgaactcacacCTTTGATACACTACAGCACCAATCgctatagtttatatatatataaaacatttgtccGTTGATTAGTATATAATGAGAAGACGTGGGGTGATTGTCAATTAGACAGCTCTCCACCAGTGACCATCAGACATACAAGTCCCCCAACGGTAGAAATTAGCAAAACCCATATCACATTGTCAGATATTAAATgtaccaaaatgacaaatgtaaaactattcaaacgagaagactaacggcctgatttatgaaCAAATAATGATCGagcgaaaaaaatatgtaaataaacacttaaaactACATGCTCCTCATTTGGGACAGGCACGTGCAGAATGTGGCGGGGCTAAACTTTTTAAACATAGGACAGTGGTGTGACATTACAagatcaaacaaaacaaaagtcaactcatcagatcgatacaaatagtccagtcaatctagcataaatttgaccctaacccaaaagtaattgcaacagaagatttttaagttttaatctttagcactATACagcaaatatacacagaaaaaagtcccattaAATCTAACatgaggaagactaaaaaaatcaccatttaaaatttcgTATGgggatttgcattgaaaagggagataactcttgcaaaacaggcagaaatatcaataaattttgatacaaaattataactttaccacttctattcatcagaatgtattgattgttgattttttaGCGGTCTTAGGAGTATGAaaaacaactctaaaggtgttttcatatcttttatcaagctataatctagattttgtaattcattagttgaccatttattgaatttttcaacatgtcaaggtaaagaatctcaaatttaataaaaatgattaagcatgtattcttcattttgtggtttaaagtttctttagataagtaagttgctgaaaaaatataatatacagatataaacaataccaaattttcacattactttttcaaaatggtcacaaagcttcaaatttgcaatttctttaatgaaaaatgcacgaaaaaaaattaaactgccCATAACACTTccgttttgtacatttcatgatcAGAAAGATTATATGATTTAgccaaatacaaacttatagcCCCATCAAAGTTTCATAcattacataaatttaaaaaaaataaccaaaaactgacgAAAAAAGACTAAtctttgcaagagttatctccccgtcCAAtattaatttccataggaaattaaaaatgcttattttgagttttcctcaacttagattttatgggactttttttctgtgtatataaagagcataatgctatagattagaactaaaacattttctgttgcaactagtttgaggttaaatcttagtttgactggactaaaaGGGAGGGAAAGTCATCGTGGCAGGGTAttttaaatagacaaaccaACCGTGGTCGACAAGGCTACAAATAGAATATATGGGTTAAATGGAAGATCTGTCTGTCATCTTTAACTGTTATAGAAAGAAAATCTGACAGTGAGAGAAATGAAAGgaaagttatttgtttatccTTACTGACAGTTTTAACCAAAACTGTCAAAACGACTCCTTGTGTGAGTCATTACCCTTGGgggatcttttttttttttttctaataattttgatcattgtcttgaaaattgaaaacaaaacaaagagtAACTATAGCTTATGCTTACGAATAATAAATCTCCCAATTGCACCATGGGGTATCAACAGCTACCACTAGGTATATATCGAGTGTCTTAATTTTGCTGAGGTCACATCGTAGATATACTATGTCACCAAATTTTTAAATCTGGACACACGGTTAATTGCCTGATTGACACTATCCTATTCCTATCATGATTCCCTTGCTGGAGGATTGATGCTAACGATGAAGCTATGTaatcaagagttccaagtgGTGAAATTGATATCATAccatcgtaaattttacggacggcATCAGAatttgttgaccgttatgaaatatccATTTCACAGATAATAGCTTATATTTTCCTAATGTCATACTACAATTCCGTCATCCACTTCACATATGTGACCTATTGAATTAGCTGGTTTGTATTTTAAATGGGATTCTAGTTGTTTATTCTTTGCTTTTCTGTGTTATATTGTGTGTActactgtttgtcttttttcctATTTAGTCGTGGTGTTGtaaatgggtttttttaatgtatgagtttgaatgtccctctggtatctttcgcacCTCCTTTCTACAGATAAGTAAACATTGCCAAAATACTCTGTCAACTCCTTTTAAGGGTTACTACCATtgaatgaaaattgaaattaacagcggtaataataaaattaacggtaccaattttcttgcaccagatgcgcatttcgacaatacatgtctcttcagtgatgctcgtgaccaaaatatttgaaatccaaagattatataaaaaacgaaGAGCTGTAATCcgaaaggtccaaaaagtatagccaaatccgtgaaaggaatcagagctttgcatgagggagatacattcctaaatttataataatttctaatattttgtaacagcaaattttaataacacaaaaaatccgtattttcatgccagtaccgaagtactggctactgggctggtgataccctcgtaacttacttttgcctttatttattaattttgtgtttttgcgGAAAACATAGTAGACATAGAACATGTAAAAAGCAAAAGCTACCAACAAAAGAGGCATCCGACCGATATCACC
Proteins encoded:
- the LOC134707206 gene encoding EGF-like domain-containing protein 2, with the protein product MISRTLLHTWLNFMIIFFFIQLGRTDFHCRRKGFNCKSGGICNAGDGSCSCPATQAGYDCSLDTDKMECDKNPCESGGTCYEQDKCFCSPDYYGERCQYKTVTQECLGSEIQMRFVVPDTFRGEVYLSEDEDNCKFNQMKAGVPGLNKTFFLYSLTIPFNSTDNVCSQSINKTKDEPMEGDVTRFVDVVVSYNPMFISSTDSIIIYSCIHKGSNFTMFAELDDVGLNERTNLKKNILSGTYLPVKFAVQNKDGQPLDKPLFVGDIFKLLFFLADTDVYESLRIDNCIANNTLSGKPLQFEFVKDGCPTEDGKNIMVNTDGPLAATYRKPGSTEELPASELFMYAFKFKGTTNVGFNCAVKICKKGEGSFCKPRDCSLPLGAPTTVGTSTPVVVDVTSAPALVPELQGNTETGNETSSNSTQPSIRRKRDSNGDRQFVSAILTIKEPSLDEVLIFPNIGQENIKKGNLKTMTADKEITNCVMSQNIIIVIVVLATWVFVLVVISSVLAVSKCRSHRRIQILKSKQSSFDFNYTIPRPKLNI